A single region of the Solwaraspora sp. WMMD406 genome encodes:
- a CDS encoding IS4 family transposase codes for MVDQIAITRTVRVAAGVFAPGHLGELTQFLPFEMVDEVLAATRRTQQRIRLLPARVVVYLVLAGCLFAELGYGQVWRKLTAGLTGLDLTEPASGTLREARQRLGSTPLRALFDLLRGPAVTTATHAVRWRGLLVTAIDGTTMSVADAEAVRVRYRKQRGNHGGAGYPALRLSVLLTCGTRSIIDAVFAPLGTSELDQARSLARSLAAGMLLLADRNYAAADLIQTLAATRADLLIRCKNGRRLPVIRRYHDGSWLSTIGTVRVRVVDAEISVQTIDGVRTGGYRLITTLLDPRTHPAGELIKLYHRRWEVETAYLEIKSSILGGRVLRARTPDGIDQEVYALLVVYQILRNAMTDATDSRPGTGPDRASFTTALNAARDQVTHAAGVLADTVIDLVGAIGRAVLAHLLPERRIRVKTRMIKRSNSKYQARGPNVDRRSYKATIAIDIITNTC; via the coding sequence TTGGTCGATCAGATTGCCATAACTCGGACGGTGCGGGTAGCCGCAGGTGTGTTCGCGCCGGGTCATCTGGGTGAGTTGACCCAGTTCCTGCCCTTCGAGATGGTCGATGAGGTCCTTGCCGCGACCCGTCGTACCCAGCAGCGGATCCGGCTACTCCCGGCCCGGGTCGTGGTCTACCTCGTCCTCGCAGGCTGCTTGTTCGCCGAACTCGGCTACGGGCAGGTGTGGCGGAAACTGACCGCCGGTCTGACCGGGCTGGATCTGACCGAGCCGGCCTCAGGCACGTTACGGGAGGCGCGTCAGCGGCTCGGGTCGACGCCGTTGCGGGCCCTGTTCGATCTGCTGCGCGGCCCGGCGGTCACCACGGCGACGCACGCCGTGCGGTGGCGGGGCCTGCTGGTGACAGCGATCGACGGGACCACGATGTCGGTCGCCGACGCCGAGGCGGTCCGGGTCCGTTACCGCAAACAACGGGGTAACCACGGCGGCGCGGGCTACCCGGCACTACGGCTGAGTGTCCTGCTGACCTGCGGCACCCGCTCGATCATCGACGCCGTGTTCGCTCCACTCGGCACCAGCGAACTCGACCAGGCCCGCTCCCTGGCCCGGAGCCTGGCCGCCGGGATGCTGCTGTTGGCCGACCGTAACTACGCCGCCGCCGACCTCATCCAGACACTCGCCGCCACCAGGGCCGACCTGCTGATCCGCTGCAAGAACGGCCGCCGCCTGCCGGTGATCCGCCGGTACCACGACGGATCCTGGCTGTCGACCATCGGCACGGTACGGGTGCGGGTCGTGGACGCTGAGATCAGCGTCCAGACCATCGACGGCGTCCGCACGGGCGGCTACCGGCTGATCACCACCCTGCTCGACCCACGCACCCACCCGGCCGGCGAACTGATAAAGCTGTACCACCGCCGGTGGGAGGTCGAAACCGCCTACCTGGAGATCAAATCCAGCATCCTCGGCGGCCGGGTCCTGCGCGCGCGTACTCCCGACGGCATCGACCAGGAGGTCTACGCCCTGCTGGTCGTCTACCAGATCCTGCGTAACGCCATGACCGACGCCACCGACAGCCGGCCCGGCACCGGCCCTGACCGGGCCAGCTTCACCACCGCCCTGAACGCCGCCCGCGACCAGGTCACCCACGCCGCCGGCGTCCTCGCCGACACCGTCATCGACCTGGTCGGCGCCATCGGTCGTGCGGTTCTGGCCCACCTGCTACCTGAGCGTCGGATCCGGGTGAAGACCCGCATGATCAAACGCTCGAACTCCAAGTACCAAGCCCGCGGACCCAACGTAGACCGACGCAGCTACAAAGCCACCATAGCCATCGATATAATCACAAACACTTGCTAA